Proteins from one Oscillatoria nigro-viridis PCC 7112 genomic window:
- a CDS encoding lysylphosphatidylglycerol synthase domain-containing protein, translating into MGKQHLHRIQSFLKIAKSHLKPYLRYLILGGTFLFIAKALLTHWREVANIQIRSESFPLLAIALGVTLLSLIFVGWVWMLILREFRQPVTAAWAIQVFLKTNIAKYLPGNIWHFWGRILDAKKAGIFPKAATLSVLLEPLLMASAGVLIGLICFDKFNWFLRIVGCAAILTAIHPRILNPIVLFVERLKLSKNNGANSKAGEAAGEELNFRVESSSNIPKKTSNVKSRRQINLPIKRYPLVPLIGQMCFIGLRGCGFLLTVTALTPVNFSNIPNLFGAFCFAFVVGLVVPGAPGGMGVFEATAIALLSDRFSTGIILSAVALYRIISILADVSGAVLAKLDRQRDRRSK; encoded by the coding sequence ATGGGAAAACAACACTTGCATCGAATTCAGAGTTTTTTGAAGATCGCGAAGTCGCATTTAAAGCCTTATTTGCGCTATTTGATTTTGGGCGGGACGTTTTTATTTATTGCCAAAGCTTTGTTAACTCACTGGCGAGAAGTCGCGAATATCCAAATTCGATCCGAAAGTTTTCCGTTGCTGGCGATCGCCCTCGGCGTCACTTTACTTTCTCTAATTTTTGTCGGCTGGGTGTGGATGTTGATTTTGCGAGAATTCCGCCAACCTGTAACTGCCGCCTGGGCGATTCAAGTTTTTCTCAAAACTAATATTGCCAAGTATTTACCGGGGAATATTTGGCATTTTTGGGGTCGAATATTGGACGCCAAAAAGGCAGGTATTTTTCCGAAAGCTGCTACTCTCAGCGTGTTGCTGGAACCGCTGCTGATGGCTTCTGCTGGCGTTTTGATTGGGTTGATTTGTTTTGACAAATTCAATTGGTTTTTGCGGATTGTCGGTTGTGCTGCTATTTTAACGGCGATTCATCCCCGCATTTTAAATCCGATCGTTCTATTTGTAGAGCGGTTGAAGTTATCCAAGAACAATGGGGCAAATTCAAAGGCTGGGGAGGCGGCAGGCGAGGAACTTAATTTTCGTGTAGAGTCTAGTTCCAATATACCTAAAAAAACATCGAATGTCAAGTCCCGCCGCCAAATTAATTTGCCAATTAAACGCTATCCTTTAGTACCGTTAATCGGACAAATGTGTTTTATCGGATTGCGGGGATGCGGTTTTTTGCTAACGGTAACTGCTTTAACTCCGGTGAACTTTAGCAATATTCCCAACTTGTTCGGTGCTTTTTGTTTTGCGTTCGTTGTCGGTTTAGTCGTACCGGGAGCACCGGGGGGAATGGGAGTATTTGAAGCAACGGCGATCGCCCTGCTGTCCGATCGCTTTTCTACGGGTATAATTCTGAGTGCGGTGGCTTTGTATCGGATAATTAGCATTCTGGCGGATGTTTCCGGTGCTGTTTTGGCAAAGCTCGATCGCCAGCGCGATCGGCGCAGCAAATGA
- a CDS encoding DUF4347 domain-containing protein has product MMPVLSAGASKVPNQINAGNGSFGEKSDRTHNRSTIVFIDAAVADYQTLINGVKLGVEAIVIDSHRDGVEQISEVLANRTNIDSIHLVSHGEPGRLQLGKTRVSVDNLEDYSQQLQQWRRAFTIDADILIYGCNVAAASRACQKVRQGMNSLSQSESRLKPTKNNFIKQSSKEDFCYETGVSTPGGLDEPPLEDCCYETGVSTPDGLDEPALDGVHFLHRIASLTGANIAASKHLTGSAKLGGNWELEIQIGHIKSPLAFESQAMQNYASVLATYSVTNTFDSGLGSLRDALQQANSNPGLDTINFNIPGTGPYTITLNQALPVITSPVIIDGKSQPGYAGKPIIELNGSLVKQPGSSSGGNSKFLTGLELGKSLYGGAENSSGSTIQGLVINGFGKGGDLIGHGILVTTNNNTIQDNYIGTDISGTTAVGNTFAGVRIQSYTQNNPPNVTPITGNIISRNVISGNGFTGIFVARDGVTNTKITGNYIGTDATGTINLGTEGDGILILGKNGNNTIGGIVPGEGNIIANNKGSGIEINASSGSNTIQGNRIFNNKRLGIDLIGNTGLTPNDLGDADTGSNNLQNYPVLTSVSGNTVSGILNSTPNANFRVEFFANTSYDQAGAGQGETFLGFQDVTTDSAGNANINLAYTPVAGKPVLAATATNKTTGDTSEFSRRNQSPINSIPGRTTTTTTNPNNITINSGNFVYNVLATPYPSAIDVSGVTGKVDSVTIALNNVKTVYGQYPDESQVINLLLVGPEGQNVVLMSHVPSAPLNNVTLKLDDNAASFLYDFSSSTVPTIASGNYKPSNYSLNNARDIYPFVIPEPTPTGAPEGPYGSTLSVFNKTNPNGTWKLYAVDANQYNSKASNATTPGNIASWSVDITTDIGKETTNQNTPRIFSASNGNSISVSDADSESVEVNLSVTSGTLTLKSLTGVTGSGNGSNSLIYTGKQADINAALDGLTYTPNLNFSGTDTLTLTTNDRGSAELGGAQTDSDRVDITVNPVTPTPTPPTPTPTPTPTPPTPTPTPTPTPPTPTPPTPTPTPTPGETPTPTPTPTPTPTPTPTPTPTPTPTPTPPTPTPTPTPGETPTPTPPTPTPTPTPGETPTPTPPTPTPTPGETPTPTPPTPTPTPTPAETPTPTPPTPTPTPTPGETPTPTPPTPTPTPAETPTPTPTPTPAETSTPTPTPAENPTPTPTPTPAETPTPTPTPTPTPAETPTPTPTPTPTPTPAETPTPTPTPTPSVPVVTPGSDTDCVCNTIEYPKVDRPNQADNIINSNGSGEIQFGTSENDAFYGSQNPNIFDANLGDDNLYGGEGNDIIYGNRGNDFIDGNKGDDILFGSKGNDIIVGAEGEDIIFGNRGNDSINGKEDDDLIFGGEGADFIDGGQGSDLAFGGRGNDIIFGSEGEDSLYGDYGNDTLCGGAGNDCLSGGAGNDLLDGCEGNDTLIGGKGNDTLIGGLGDDCLIGGAGSDRFLLSSNSGIDIIADFEAGKDLLMLANGLTFEQLNVTENNGATLIQFLPTGETLAVLNSVSAATINVANFTLI; this is encoded by the coding sequence ATGATGCCAGTTTTATCAGCAGGTGCGAGCAAAGTTCCGAATCAAATCAACGCGGGCAATGGGAGTTTTGGGGAAAAGAGCGATCGCACCCATAACCGCAGTACAATAGTATTTATTGATGCGGCAGTAGCAGACTATCAAACACTCATAAATGGAGTGAAATTGGGAGTAGAAGCAATAGTTATCGACTCGCACAGAGATGGAGTCGAACAAATTAGCGAAGTGTTAGCTAATCGCACCAATATTGACAGCATTCATCTAGTTTCCCACGGCGAACCAGGAAGATTGCAACTCGGTAAAACCAGAGTATCTGTTGATAACCTAGAAGATTATAGCCAGCAATTGCAGCAATGGCGGCGCGCTTTCACAATTGATGCAGACATCCTGATTTACGGCTGCAATGTAGCAGCAGCATCCCGCGCTTGTCAGAAAGTCCGCCAGGGAATGAATTCCCTGTCTCAAAGCGAAAGTCGGTTGAAACCGACTAAAAACAATTTCATTAAACAGTCCTCTAAAGAGGACTTTTGCTATGAGACGGGGGTTTCAACCCCAGGCGGACTCGATGAACCACCCTTAGAAGACTGTTGCTATGAGACGGGGGTTTCAACCCCCGACGGACTTGATGAACCAGCCTTAGATGGTGTCCACTTCCTCCACCGTATTGCATCCCTCACTGGTGCAAATATCGCCGCATCCAAGCATCTCACGGGGAGTGCAAAATTAGGTGGCAACTGGGAACTCGAAATACAAATCGGCCACATCAAATCGCCCCTAGCATTCGAGTCACAGGCGATGCAAAATTATGCGTCTGTTTTGGCTACCTATAGCGTTACCAATACTTTCGATAGCGGTTTGGGATCTCTGCGAGATGCGCTCCAACAAGCCAATTCCAATCCCGGATTAGACACAATTAACTTTAACATTCCCGGCACTGGCCCTTATACCATTACCCTTAATCAAGCCTTACCTGTCATCACCAGCCCAGTTATTATCGATGGCAAATCTCAACCAGGATATGCTGGTAAACCAATTATAGAACTCAATGGCAGTTTAGTAAAACAACCAGGCTCGTCATCTGGGGGCAACTCTAAGTTTCTCACTGGTTTAGAGTTAGGTAAAAGCCTTTATGGTGGCGCAGAAAATTCCAGTGGAAGTACCATTCAAGGATTGGTTATTAACGGATTTGGAAAGGGCGGAGATTTGATAGGTCACGGCATTCTGGTGACAACTAATAACAATACCATCCAAGATAACTACATTGGCACTGATATTAGCGGTACGACTGCTGTAGGCAACACTTTCGCTGGGGTCAGAATCCAAAGTTACACTCAAAACAATCCTCCTAATGTCACCCCCATAACAGGTAATATTATCTCGCGCAACGTCATTTCTGGCAACGGCTTTACAGGCATATTTGTGGCGAGGGACGGAGTCACAAATACCAAAATTACTGGCAATTACATCGGGACTGATGCCACGGGGACAATAAATTTAGGCACCGAGGGCGATGGCATTTTGATCTTAGGCAAAAACGGGAATAATACAATCGGGGGCATAGTACCTGGAGAAGGTAATATCATTGCTAACAATAAAGGGAGTGGCATTGAAATTAATGCAAGTTCCGGCAGTAACACCATACAAGGCAATCGTATCTTTAACAACAAAAGATTAGGTATTGACTTAATCGGCAATACTGGCCTCACTCCCAACGATTTGGGAGATGCGGATACAGGCAGCAACAATCTGCAAAATTACCCGGTTCTGACCTCAGTTAGTGGCAACACAGTCAGCGGCATTCTCAACAGCACTCCTAACGCCAACTTCCGCGTCGAATTCTTTGCAAATACCAGTTATGACCAGGCAGGTGCAGGTCAAGGTGAAACTTTCCTGGGTTTCCAAGACGTTACTACAGATAGTGCTGGCAATGCTAATATCAACTTGGCCTACACTCCAGTAGCAGGCAAACCAGTTCTCGCTGCTACTGCTACTAATAAAACCACAGGCGATACCTCGGAATTTTCCCGTCGCAATCAATCTCCTATTAATTCGATACCGGGAAGAACAACCACCACCACAACTAACCCGAATAACATTACCATCAACAGCGGAAACTTCGTATATAACGTTTTAGCGACACCCTATCCGTCTGCTATTGACGTTTCAGGTGTAACAGGAAAAGTAGACAGCGTTACGATCGCTCTTAACAATGTTAAAACGGTTTATGGTCAATATCCCGATGAATCGCAGGTCATCAATCTCTTGCTAGTTGGGCCAGAGGGACAAAACGTGGTGTTAATGTCTCACGTTCCATCTGCACCACTCAACAACGTCACGCTGAAGTTGGATGATAATGCAGCCTCTTTTCTTTATGATTTTTCTAGTTCTACAGTCCCAACTATCGCTTCAGGCAACTACAAACCGAGTAACTATTCGTTAAACAATGCTCGCGATATTTATCCCTTTGTTATACCGGAACCGACACCGACAGGAGCACCAGAAGGGCCTTACGGTTCGACTCTTTCTGTTTTTAACAAAACTAATCCCAACGGCACTTGGAAATTGTATGCGGTTGATGCCAACCAATATAATAGTAAAGCTTCCAATGCTACTACTCCAGGAAATATTGCCAGTTGGAGTGTAGACATTACTACTGATATCGGCAAAGAAACGACGAATCAAAATACTCCTCGCATCTTCTCTGCTAGCAACGGCAATAGTATCTCTGTATCGGATGCAGATAGTGAGTCTGTCGAAGTTAATCTCAGCGTTACCAGCGGCACTCTTACACTCAAGTCGCTGACGGGAGTTACCGGATCGGGGAATGGCAGCAACAGCCTGATTTATACGGGGAAACAGGCTGATATTAATGCTGCTTTAGACGGTTTAACTTATACGCCGAATCTGAACTTTAGCGGAACGGATACGCTGACTTTGACGACAAACGATCGCGGATCGGCAGAATTAGGCGGTGCTCAAACCGATAGCGATCGTGTGGATATTACCGTCAACCCAGTAACTCCGACACCAACTCCACCGACGCCAACTCCGACTCCGACACCAACTCCACCGACGCCAACTCCGACTCCGACACCAACTCCACCGACGCCGACTCCACCGACGCCAACTCCAACGCCGACTCCTGGGGAAACTCCGACTCCGACGCCAACTCCGACTCCGACTCCGACTCCGACGCCAACTCCGACTCCGACTCCGACTCCGACGCCGACTCCACCGACGCCAACTCCAACGCCGACTCCTGGGGAAACTCCGACGCCGACTCCACCGACGCCAACTCCAACGCCGACTCCTGGGGAAACTCCGACGCCGACTCCACCGACGCCAACTCCGACTCCTGGGGAAACTCCGACCCCAACTCCACCGACGCCAACCCCGACGCCGACTCCTGCGGAAACTCCGACGCCAACTCCACCGACGCCAACCCCGACGCCGACTCCTGGGGAAACTCCGACGCCAACTCCACCAACTCCGACGCCGACTCCTGCGGAAACTCCGACGCCAACACCAACGCCAACGCCTGCGGAAACTTCAACTCCGACGCCGACTCCAGCAGAAAATCCGACGCCAACACCAACGCCAACGCCTGCAGAAACTCCGACACCGACTCCGACGCCAACGCCGACGCCTGCGGAAACTCCGACACCGACTCCGACTCCGACGCCGACGCCAACGCCTGCGGAAACTCCGACCCCAACACCGACCCCAACACCATCAGTACCCGTTGTTACACCAGGAAGTGATACTGATTGCGTTTGCAATACTATTGAGTATCCAAAAGTCGATCGCCCAAACCAAGCTGACAACATTATCAACAGCAATGGTAGCGGTGAAATTCAGTTTGGCACGTCAGAAAATGATGCTTTTTACGGCAGTCAAAATCCGAATATTTTCGATGCGAATTTAGGCGATGACAACCTCTACGGCGGTGAAGGAAACGACATCATTTACGGCAACCGAGGCAATGATTTTATTGACGGGAACAAGGGAGATGATATCCTTTTTGGCAGCAAGGGCAATGACATCATTGTTGGCGCTGAAGGCGAAGATATCATCTTCGGAAATCGTGGCAATGATTCAATAAATGGTAAAGAAGACGACGACTTAATTTTTGGCGGTGAAGGTGCTGATTTTATCGACGGCGGCCAAGGCAGCGATCTGGCATTTGGAGGCAGAGGAAATGATATAATCTTCGGCAGCGAAGGCGAGGATTCTCTCTACGGCGATTATGGTAATGATACCCTCTGCGGAGGTGCTGGCAATGATTGTCTGAGTGGAGGTGCTGGCAATGATTTGCTAGACGGGTGCGAGGGAAATGATACTTTGATTGGTGGCAAAGGTAATGATACTCTGATTGGCGGTTTGGGGGATGATTGTTTAATTGGAGGTGCTGGGAGCGATCGCTTTTTACTCTCCAGCAATTCCGGGATCGATATTATTGCCGATTTTGAAGCTGGAAAAGATTTGCTGATGCTAGCTAATGGCTTGACATTTGAGCAATTAAATGTTACTGAAAATAACGGTGCAACATTGATTCAGTTTCTGCCGACTGGGGAAACTCTAGCGGTTTTAAATAGTGTTTCTGCAGCCACTATTAATGTAGCAAATTTCACTTTAATTTAA
- a CDS encoding amino acid ABC transporter ATP-binding protein codes for MLIIRYKATALRIIPVEKRSDSRAIAVASNTPIPPGAPGTTKPTTGRYYFGEGRYYENPPESGDGFPAFPLPHMTVLQNAMYAPVKVKQIESDEARLKGLELLEKVGLSDQAQVYPSKLSGGQKQRVAIARCLAMEPEILLMDEPTSALDPEMVKEVLDVMKALTKTGITMAIVTHEMGFAREVAHRILFLDGGKVAEDVPLQEFFSNPQCDRAKQFLEKML; via the coding sequence ATGCTAATTATCCGATACAAAGCCACCGCACTCAGAATTATACCCGTAGAAAAGCGATCGGACAGCAGGGCGATCGCCGTTGCTTCAAATACTCCCATTCCCCCCGGTGCTCCCGGTACGACTAAACCGACAACAGGCAGATATTACTTTGGCGAAGGCAGATATTATGAAAATCCGCCAGAAAGTGGCGATGGTTTTCCAGCATTTCCACTTCCGCACATGACTGTGCTGCAAAATGCGATGTATGCGCCTGTCAAGGTGAAGCAAATTGAATCGGATGAGGCGCGTCTCAAGGGGTTAGAATTGCTGGAAAAAGTGGGTTTGTCAGATCAGGCCCAGGTTTATCCTTCTAAGCTTTCGGGGGGACAAAAACAGCGGGTGGCGATCGCCCGCTGTTTGGCTATGGAACCGGAAATTTTGTTGATGGACGAACCGACTTCTGCACTCGATCCAGAAATGGTTAAAGAAGTGTTAGATGTGATGAAAGCTTTGACGAAAACGGGAATTACAATGGCGATTGTAACTCACGAAATGGGTTTTGCGCGGGAAGTCGCCCACCGGATTTTGTTTCTGGATGGGGGAAAGGTGGCGGAAGATGTGCCGCTGCAGGAGTTTTTTAGCAACCCTCAGTGCGATCGCGCCAAGCAATTTCTGGAAAAAATGCTTTAA
- a CDS encoding DUF1190 domain-containing protein: MTHNNNRTTTIRYLLITSGVLAIGGLGYLAYTMLHQPNEVRYYESEQQCIVDAANQSNGFTKEQCQAQFRYAMQEYERITPVYRTQSECQEDTASICSQVSNSSVATPGWRPEFGGFYFTDDVDDDDAPPTAVNGVNGGSYTVYPVQPVYRSHIGIVTPDRTLITRPLQGIPLDSPYFSSSRDTPNRPPGHAARGTIKGRGSFGNAVRSTAPLGSGGK; encoded by the coding sequence ATGACTCATAACAACAATCGAACGACAACAATTCGTTACCTTCTAATTACATCAGGTGTACTGGCGATCGGTGGATTAGGCTATCTTGCTTATACCATGTTGCACCAACCCAACGAAGTACGCTACTACGAATCCGAACAGCAATGTATTGTAGATGCGGCGAACCAAAGCAACGGGTTCACCAAAGAGCAGTGTCAGGCCCAGTTTCGGTACGCCATGCAGGAATACGAACGCATTACGCCCGTGTACCGCACGCAGTCAGAATGCCAAGAAGACACAGCAAGCATTTGCTCGCAGGTATCGAATTCCAGCGTTGCTACCCCCGGATGGCGACCAGAGTTCGGCGGCTTCTATTTCACCGATGATGTCGATGATGATGATGCCCCTCCAACAGCGGTCAACGGCGTCAACGGCGGCTCCTACACGGTTTATCCAGTGCAACCCGTTTACCGCTCCCACATCGGAATTGTAACTCCAGATAGAACCCTGATTACTCGTCCCCTACAGGGCATACCGCTAGATTCTCCCTACTTTTCCTCCAGTCGCGACACCCCAAATCGCCCCCCAGGCCACGCAGCTCGGGGAACCATCAAGGGACGAGGGAGCTTTGGCAATGCAGTCCGCTCCACGGCTCCTTTGGGAAGCGGAGGCAAATGA
- a CDS encoding glutathionylspermidine synthase family protein: MYPFLFQRRRNWQQHVLDNAYQCQPLADINQRYWAEALDRPFGVMFSRQEEARLWDATEALWDMCREFLDWFFTADGLENRMNKLAIPPAFWEAIQVSWDRVDEAEDMSLYTRFDLAVTEDGKISLLEINGETPLLGAETVYQWLWLDDMKKTSRDLRSLPNDANQFNNFWDEVAGRFRTLSRHYDLKQFGLSLLIDEHLSEDTEMAGQLVEIINQELGNDRFFTQLVGLRNHLGVDEEGFFVDQFNNRILRLWKIVDWLDLQLASQSFNADEALASRLIAGDVKIIEPLWKQILSNKGSMVWMWELFGNHPVYAQFLLPTFFTDTISIESTALLTQMHVKKPLVGLEGVGVSIETGDFVAGAVHTREAMGYDREGFIIQSYQPLPEYFGYHFVVGSWIVGDTPSGIVLRGDTNPITGRHCLIVPHIVSDRLVNT; encoded by the coding sequence ATGTATCCCTTTTTGTTTCAGCGACGGCGCAACTGGCAGCAGCACGTATTAGATAACGCCTACCAATGTCAGCCTCTTGCAGACATCAACCAACGCTACTGGGCAGAAGCCTTAGACCGTCCATTTGGGGTGATGTTTTCGCGCCAGGAAGAGGCGAGGCTCTGGGATGCTACTGAGGCTCTTTGGGATATGTGTCGGGAGTTTTTGGACTGGTTTTTCACCGCCGACGGCCTAGAAAATCGGATGAATAAACTCGCTATTCCCCCTGCTTTCTGGGAAGCTATTCAGGTTTCGTGGGATCGGGTTGACGAAGCAGAAGATATGTCTCTTTATACCCGTTTCGATCTTGCCGTCACGGAAGATGGAAAAATTAGCCTTCTAGAAATCAACGGCGAAACTCCTCTCTTGGGTGCAGAAACAGTCTATCAATGGCTGTGGTTAGATGACATGAAAAAAACCAGCCGAGATTTGCGATCGCTTCCCAACGATGCCAATCAGTTCAACAACTTTTGGGACGAAGTTGCGGGTCGATTCCGCACTCTAAGTCGTCATTATGATTTAAAGCAGTTCGGGCTGAGCTTGTTAATTGACGAGCATCTGTCAGAAGATACCGAGATGGCAGGACAACTGGTCGAAATTATTAATCAAGAATTGGGAAACGATCGCTTTTTCACCCAACTTGTAGGATTGCGTAACCATCTAGGCGTGGATGAAGAAGGATTTTTTGTCGATCAATTCAATAATCGGATCTTGCGGCTGTGGAAAATCGTCGATTGGCTGGATTTGCAACTCGCCAGCCAATCCTTTAACGCAGATGAAGCCCTAGCATCGCGCCTGATAGCAGGGGATGTGAAAATCATTGAACCGCTGTGGAAACAGATTTTAAGCAATAAAGGATCGATGGTGTGGATGTGGGAATTATTTGGCAACCACCCAGTGTACGCTCAATTCTTGCTACCCACTTTCTTCACAGATACTATCTCGATCGAATCCACAGCATTACTGACCCAAATGCACGTCAAAAAGCCCCTCGTCGGTCTAGAAGGTGTTGGGGTTTCTATTGAAACAGGCGATTTTGTTGCTGGAGCCGTTCATACCCGCGAGGCGATGGGCTACGATCGCGAAGGATTCATTATTCAGTCCTATCAACCCTTGCCCGAATATTTTGGCTACCACTTCGTCGTAGGTTCCTGGATTGTCGGCGATACTCCATCCGGCATCGTATTGCGCGGAGATACCAATCCGATCACCGGACGACATTGCTTAATTGTTCCGCATATCGTGAGCGATCGTCTGGTGAATACTTAA
- a CDS encoding amino acid ABC transporter ATP-binding protein produces the protein MYSNADSKLAVKVDRLYKSFGNLKVLREITTEIHKGEVIAIIGPSGCGKSTFLRCLNLLEIPTSGHIYIDGVDITAPKADILKIRQKVGMVFQHFHLFPHMTVLQNVTYAPVKVKQVESDEARQKGLELLEKVGLSDKADVYPSKLSGGQKQRVAIARCLAMEPEILLMDEPTSALDPEMVKEVLDVMKALTKTGITMAIVTHEMGFAREVAHRILFLDGGKVAEDVPPQEFFSNPQCDRAKQFLEKML, from the coding sequence ATGTACTCGAACGCAGACTCCAAACTAGCAGTTAAGGTCGATCGCCTGTATAAATCTTTTGGCAATCTGAAGGTTTTGCGCGAGATAACTACTGAGATTCACAAAGGAGAAGTGATTGCCATTATCGGCCCTTCGGGATGCGGTAAGTCTACTTTTTTGCGGTGTTTGAATTTACTGGAAATTCCGACTTCTGGACACATATACATTGACGGAGTGGATATTACTGCGCCGAAGGCAGATATTCTGAAAATTCGCCAGAAAGTGGGGATGGTTTTTCAGCATTTCCACTTGTTCCCGCACATGACTGTGCTGCAAAATGTGACGTATGCACCTGTAAAGGTGAAGCAGGTTGAATCGGATGAAGCGCGTCAAAAGGGATTGGAATTGTTGGAAAAAGTGGGTTTGTCAGATAAGGCGGATGTTTATCCTTCTAAGCTTTCGGGGGGACAAAAACAGCGAGTGGCGATCGCCCGCTGTTTGGCTATGGAACCGGAAATTTTGTTGATGGACGAACCGACTTCTGCACTCGATCCAGAAATGGTTAAAGAAGTGTTAGATGTGATGAAAGCTTTGACGAAAACGGGAATTACAATGGCAATTGTAACTCACGAAATGGGTTTTGCGCGGGAAGTCGCCCACCGGATTTTGTTTTTGGATGGGGGAAAGGTGGCGGAAGATGTGCCGCCGCAGGAGTTTTTTAGCAACCCTCAGTGCGATCGCGCCAAGCAATTTCTGGAAAAAATGCTTTAA
- a CDS encoding ABC transporter substrate-binding protein/permease, with amino-acid sequence MKRLKLKSMLAAIAIAFCLIAIASYAQANKTLTLATSPDYPPYEFKDTAVSGNEIIGFDIDIAKYITKELGYELKVVGMDFNGLIPALQAGRADFVMAGMTPTAERKKNVDFSDLYYEAQNTIVANKGSNLTKAEDLAGKKVGVQLGSIQQEAVKKMPGVQLAALNRIPDIIQEIKSNRIAAGVIEDTVATGYAAANPDLEFNTIPNTEESGSAIAFPKGSRLVPEFNRVLQQMKASGQIKELATKWFSRPIPQEPAQANQPAVASKFGLDFGKILPSLPYILSGIWVTLTFTLLSAFLGFIWGIVLSLFKISSIKPLFWFATAYTSIFRGTPLILQLTLVYFATPQLTGYNISALQAGVITFFLNSGAYISETIRAGIQAVDKGQKEAAESLGVPYKLMMGDIILPQALKNILPALVNESIALLKDSALVSVIGVEDLLRRGTIVGAEKYIYFEPLIFVGVIYYLMVLSLTWGANVLERRLQTSS; translated from the coding sequence ATGAAACGTTTAAAATTAAAATCAATGCTGGCGGCGATCGCGATCGCCTTTTGTTTAATTGCGATCGCCAGCTACGCCCAAGCCAACAAGACTTTAACACTGGCGACTTCCCCAGACTACCCGCCCTATGAATTTAAAGATACGGCTGTTAGCGGCAACGAAATTATCGGTTTTGACATCGATATTGCCAAATATATTACTAAAGAATTGGGCTACGAGCTGAAAGTAGTTGGCATGGATTTTAACGGCTTAATTCCCGCTTTGCAGGCGGGAAGAGCCGATTTTGTCATGGCTGGAATGACTCCCACAGCAGAAAGGAAAAAAAATGTTGATTTTTCTGACCTTTACTACGAAGCTCAAAATACAATTGTCGCCAATAAAGGCAGCAATTTGACCAAAGCTGAAGATTTAGCCGGGAAAAAAGTAGGCGTTCAACTCGGAAGCATTCAGCAGGAAGCTGTGAAAAAAATGCCCGGTGTGCAACTGGCTGCTCTCAATAGGATTCCTGATATTATTCAAGAAATTAAATCGAACCGCATCGCGGCAGGAGTGATCGAGGATACTGTCGCTACGGGTTATGCAGCAGCGAACCCGGACTTGGAATTTAACACAATTCCGAATACTGAAGAAAGCGGTTCGGCGATCGCCTTTCCGAAAGGTTCGAGATTAGTTCCAGAATTCAACCGAGTCCTCCAGCAAATGAAAGCCAGCGGTCAAATTAAGGAACTAGCTACTAAGTGGTTTTCTCGACCAATTCCGCAAGAACCTGCTCAAGCAAATCAGCCTGCGGTAGCCTCCAAGTTCGGGTTAGATTTTGGCAAAATATTGCCGAGTTTGCCTTATATTTTGTCCGGAATTTGGGTAACGCTAACTTTTACCTTGCTGTCGGCATTTCTGGGATTTATCTGGGGAATCGTGCTGTCTCTGTTTAAGATTTCTAGCATTAAACCGCTGTTCTGGTTTGCCACTGCTTATACCTCAATTTTTCGAGGAACGCCGCTAATTTTGCAGTTGACTTTAGTTTATTTTGCAACGCCCCAGCTTACGGGCTACAATATATCGGCGCTGCAAGCTGGCGTGATTACTTTTTTCCTCAATTCTGGGGCTTATATTTCCGAAACTATCCGCGCGGGAATTCAAGCCGTAGATAAAGGTCAAAAAGAAGCCGCAGAATCCCTTGGCGTTCCCTACAAACTGATGATGGGCGATATTATCTTGCCGCAAGCGTTGAAAAACATCTTGCCTGCATTGGTGAATGAAAGTATTGCTTTGCTCAAGGATTCAGCTTTAGTTTCAGTAATTGGTGTAGAAGATTTGCTGCGGCGCGGTACAATTGTGGGAGCAGAAAAGTATATTTACTTTGAACCTTTGATATTTGTCGGTGTAATTTATTATTTGATGGTGCTTAGTTTAACTTGGGGGGCCAATGTACTCGAACGCAGACTCCAAACTAGCAGTTAA